One genomic segment of Camelus ferus isolate YT-003-E chromosome 19, BCGSAC_Cfer_1.0, whole genome shotgun sequence includes these proteins:
- the ZCCHC3 gene encoding zinc finger CCHC domain-containing protein 3 — protein MATGGGAEEERKRGRPQLLPPARPAARAEEAEGGREKMGWAQVVKNLAEKKGEFRESRPPRREEESGSGAGSGAGSGLGASAGLAPPGLGDFPPAGRGDTKGRRRDPPGEAADVRKKKGSAETGRRKKAEGAAMAAPARPGAAEDATERLPQDEQAAATGPAVGPGKGRFLVRICFQGDEGACPTRDFVVGALILRSIGMDPSDIYAVIQIPGSREFDVSFRSAEKLALFLRVYEEKREQEDCWENFVVLGRSKSSLKTLFILFRNETVDVEDIVTWLKRHCDVLAVPVKVTDRFGIWTGEYKCEIELRQGEGGVRHLPGAFFLGAERGYSWYKGQPKTCFKCGSRTHMSGSCTQDRCFRCGEEGHLSPYCRKGIVCNLCGKRGHAFAQCPKAVHNSVAAQLTGVAGH, from the coding sequence ATGGCCACCGGCGGCGGCgcggaggaggagaggaagagggggcgGCCGCAGCTCCTGCCCCCCGCGCGCCCAGCAGCCCGGGCCGAGGAGGCCGAGGGCGGCCGCGAGAAGATGGGCTGGGCCCAGGTGGTGAAGAACCTGGCCGAGAAAAAGGGCGAGTTCCGCGAGTCCCGGCCGCCGCGGCGGGAGGAAGAAAGCGGCAGCGGCGCAGGCAGCGGCGCGGGCAGCGGGCTCGGCGCCTCCGCGGGCCTGGCGCCGCCGGGCCTCGGTGACTTCCCCCCGGCCGGCCGCGGGGACACGAAGGGCCGCCGGAGAGACCCGCCCGGCGAGGCGGCGGACGTCCGTAAGAAGAAGGGCTCAGCAGAGACGGGTAGGAGGAAGAAGGCGGAGGGGGCGGCCATGGCGGCCCCCGCCAGGCCCGGCGCGGCCGAGGACGCGACCGAGCGGCTCCCCCAGGACGAGCAGGCGGCGGCAACGGGCCCCGCGGTGGGCCCGGGCAAGGGCCGCTTTCTCGTGCGCATCTGTTTCCAGGGAGACGAGGGCGCCTGCCCGACCCGGGACTTCGTGGTGGGCGCGCTCATCCTGCGCTCCATAGGCATGGACCCGAGCGACATCTACGCGGTCATCCAGATCCCTGGCAGCCGCGAGTTCGACGTGAGCTTCCGCTCGGCGGAGAAGCTGGCCCTGTTCCTACGCGTCTACGAGGAGAAGCGCGAACAGGAGGACTGCTGGGAGAACTTTGTGGTGCTGGGGCGGAGCAAGTCCAGCTTGAAGACGCTCTTCATCCTCTTCCGGAACGAGACGGTGGACGTGGAGGACATCGTGACCTGGCTCAAGCGCCACTGCGATGTCCTGGCCGTGCCGGTGAAAGTGACCGACAGGTTTGGGATCTGGACCGGGGAGTACAAGTGCGAGATCGAGCTGCGCCAGGGGGAGGGCGGGGTCAGGCACCTGCCCGGGGCCTTCTTCCTGGGGGCCGAGAGGGGCTACAGCTGGTACAAGGGGCAGCCCAAGACGTGCTTTAAATGTGGTTCCCGGACCCACATGAGCGGCAGCTGCACACAGGACAGGTGCTTCAGGTGCGGGGAAGAGGGGCACCTCAGCCCTTACTGCCGGAAGGGCATCGTGTGCAACCTCTGTGGCAAACGAGGACACGCCTTTGCCCAGTGTCCCAAAGCAGTTCACAATTCCGTGGCAGCTCAGCTAACCGGCGTGGCCGGGCACTGA